In Populus alba chromosome 1, ASM523922v2, whole genome shotgun sequence, a single window of DNA contains:
- the LOC118055350 gene encoding protein transport protein SEC23 E has product MSEIPNTDPEGIDSVRMTWNNWPRTKVEASKCVIPLAASISPIRPHSEIPTLPYPPLRCKTCTSIMNCFSRVDFTAKIWICPFCYQRNHFPPHYSMISETNLPAELYSQYTTIEYTLGDKNHNPVGEIDAKSAFVFVLDTCMIEEEFEYVKSEVKRAIGLLPENAMVGFVSFGTQVQVHELGFSDMSKVYVFRGTKEISKDQVMEQLGIGVAGRRNVPGAGVGGYQQQKGMHVQNSGVTRFLLPASDCEFTLNSLLDELQTDQWPVAPGTRASRCTGVALSVAAGLLGACLPGTGARIVALVGGPCTEGPGTIISKDLSDPVRSHKDLDKDAAPYFKKAVKFYDSLAKQLVSQGHVLDLFASALDQVGVAEMKVAVERTGGLVVLSESFGHSVFKDSFKRVFENGEHSLGLCFNGTLEINCSKDIKIQGIIGPCTSMEKKGPSVADTVIGEGNTTAWKMCGLDKSTCLTVFFDLSSSEKSNNPGAMNPQLYLQFLTSYQNPEGLMLLRVTTVTRRWVDSAANSEELVQGFDQETAAVVMARLTSLKMEAEEGFDATRWLDRNLIRVCSRFGEYRKDDPTSFTLNSFFSFFPQFLFNLRRSQFVQVFNNSPDETAYFRMLLNRENITNAAVMIQPSLISYSFNSLPQPALLDVASIGADRILLLDSYFSVVIFHGMTIAQWRNLGYQNQPEHQAFAQLLQAPKEDAQMIIHDRFPVPRLVVCDQHGSQARFLLAKLNPSATYNNANEMAAGSDIIFTDDVSLQVFFEHLQRLAVQS; this is encoded by the exons ATGTCAGAAATCCCAAACACAGATCCAGAAGGCATAGATTCAGTCCGTATGACATGGAACAACTGGCCCAGAACCAAAGTCGAAGCATCCAAATGCGTTATCCCTTTAGCCGCATCAATCTCCCCTATACGTCCACACTCAGAAATCCCTACTCTCCCTTACCCTCCTCTCCGTTGCAAAACCTGCACATCCATCATGAATTGCTTCTCGCGTGTCGATTTCACCGCTAAGATCTGGATCTGTCCTTTCTGCTACCAACGCAACCATTTTCCTCCCCACTATTCCATGATCTCCGAGACCAATCTCCCAGCAGAGTTGTATAGCCAGTATACGACGATAGAGTATACTTTAGGTGATAAGAATCATAACCCAGTTGGGGAAATTGATGCTAAGTCTgcgtttgtgtttgttttggataCTTGTATGATAGAGGAAGAATTTGAGTATGTGAAATCGGAGGTTAAGAGGGCAATTGGGTTGTTACCGGAGAATGCAATGGTGGGTTTTGTGTCTTTTGGGACACAAGTGCAAGTTCATGAATTGGGGTTTAGTGATATGTCgaaagtttatgtttttagagGGACTAAAGAGATTAGTAAAGATCAGGTTATGGAGCAGTTAGGTATTGGTGTTGCTGGCAGGAGGAATGTTCCTGGTGCTGGTGTTGGTGGGTATCAGCAGCAGAAGGGGATGCATGTGCAGAATTCAGGTGTGACCCGGTTTTTATTGCCGGCATCTGACTGTGAATTTACGCTCAATTCG CTCTTGGATGAGTTGCAAACGGATCAATGGCCGGTGGCACCAGGAACTCGGGCTTCAAGGTGTACTGGAGTAGCATTGAGTGTTGCAGCTGGATTGCTTGGAGCTTGTTTGCCTGGTACTGGAGCTAGAATTGTAGCTTTAGTTGGTGGTCCTTGCACTGAAGGGCCAGGCACG ATTATATCAAAAGACTTGTCTGATCCTGTACGTTCCCACAAGGATCTTGATAAGGATGCAGCACCATATTTTAAGAAAGCAGTCAAATTTTATGATAGTCTTGCAAAGCAGCTTGTCAGTCAGGGTCATGTTTTGGACCTTTTTGCATCTGCTTTGGATCAG GTTGGGGTTGCAGAAATGAAAGTTGCAGTAGAAAGAACTGGTGGTCTCGTTGTTCTCTCAGAAAGTTTTGGACATTCTGTGTTTAAGGACTCCTTCAAGCGCGTATTTGAAAATGGAGAACATTCTCTTGGCCTCTGTTTTAA TGGAACACTTGAGATTAACTGTTCAAAGGACATCAAAATTCAGGGGATTATTGGACCTTGCACCTCTATGGAGAAG AAAGGACCTAGTGTTGCTGATACTGTCATTGGTGAAGGGAATACAACTGCTTGGAAGATGTGTGGCCTTGATAAGAGTACTTGTCTGACTGTCTTCTTTGATCTTTCATCGAGTGAAAAGTCAAATAATCCTGGAGCTATGAATCCACAGTTATACTTACAGTTTCTCACAAG TTATCAAAATCCTGAGGGTCTTATGTTGCTCCGGGTTACAACCGTCACTAGAAGATGGGTAGATAGTGCTGCTAACTCTGAG GAATTAGTTCAAGGTTTTGACCAAGAGACTGCAGCTGTGGTAATGGCGAGATTAACATCTCTGAAAATGGAGGCAGAG GAAGGATTTGATGCCACTAGGTGGTTAGACCGCAATCTCATTCGTGTCTGTTCCAGATTTGGTGAATATCGGAAGGATGATCCAACATCCTTTACATTGAACtcgtttttctctttcttccctCAGTTTCTGTTTAATCTGCGAAGATCACAATTTGTACAG GTTTTCAATAACAGCCCAGATGAGACAGCTTATTTCCGCATGTTGTTAAACCGTGAAAACATTACCAACGCCGCTGTCATGATTCAACCATCTCTCATATCATATTCATTCAACTCACTGCCTCAACCTGCATTATTGGATGTTGCTTCTATTGGTGCTGATCGTATTCTCTTACTTGATTCATACTTCAGTGTTGTCATATTTCATGGAATGACAATAGCTCAGTGGCGTAACCTGGGTTACCAGAATCAGCCAGAGCACCAG GCATTTGCACAACTATTGCAAGCACCCAAAGAAGATGCCCAAATGATCATTCATGATCGTTTCCCTGTTCCTAGATTGGTTGTATGTGATCAGCATGGATCGCAG GCAAGGTTCTTATTGGCAAAATTGAACCCATCAGCTACATACAATAATGCCAATGAGATGGCTGCTGGGTCGGACATAATATTCACTGATGATGTGAGCCTTCAAGTTTTCTTTGAGCATCTTCAGAGGTTAGCTGTGCAGTCTTGA
- the LOC118055349 gene encoding monooxygenase 2: protein MKGEMEMTEDVVIVGAGIAGLATAVALKRVGVRALVLERSQGLRSTGAAITLQPNAWLALDALGVSHKLTPIYAPLFKRYVTNVSTGDVQQSLFTGKGPRTVHRKALLEALADELPTDSIRFSSKLAAIESQEQGGGASTAVVHLEDGTVIKSKVLIGCDGLHSVVARWLGLAEPVYSGRSAVRGLARFPQGHGFKQEVQRFEDVGKRAAFVPLNERELYWFFVCEEENMTGEPEQIQRQVLEKHAESFPSVYLDVVRHADLSTITWAPLMLRYPWGIVFGNLRKGNITVAGDAMHPMTPDLGQGGGSSLEDAVVLGRHIGNSVIRNGALMVPGDMAKAIDDYVKERRWRAAWLVTGSYISGWKQQGGAKWWMMFLRDGVFYKYVFGWIAGLVDYNCGNLPAVSSGKED from the exons ATGAAGGGAGAGATGGAAATGACAGAGGATGTGGTGATCGTCGGAGCAGGCATTGCAGGGTTGGCAACAGCAGTGGCTTTGAAAAGAGTTGGGGTTCGAGCTTTGGTATTAGAGAGATCACAAGGGCTAAGGTCCACCGGTGCAGCCATAACCCTCCAACCAAATGCTTGGCTTGCCCTTGATGCTCTCGGTGTTTCTCACAAGCTCACCCCCATTTACGCACCTTTATTCAA GAGATATGTAACAAATGTAAGTACTGGAGATGTTCAACAATCCCTCTTCACTGGAAAAGGACCTAGGACAGTTCACCGTAAAGCGTTGTTAGAGGCACTGGCAGATGAATTGCCAACTGACTCAATTCGATTTTCTTCCAAGCTAGCTGCCATTGAAAGTCAAGAACAAGGAGGTGGTGCTTCCACTGCTGTAGTGCATTTGGAAGATGGGACGGTAATCAAGTCTAAGGTTCTGATAGGCTGCGATGGGCTGCACTCGGTAGTAGCACGTTGGTTAGGACTGGCAGAACCAGTCTATTCAGGGCGATCAGCTGTGCGCGGTCTGGCTCGTTTTCCTCAAGGCCATGGATTTAAGCAAGAAGTTCAGCGGTTTGAGGATGTGGGCAAAAGGGCTGCTTTTGTTCCTCTAAATGAAAGGGAACTTTACTGGTTTTTCGTCTGCGAAG AGGAAAATATGACCGGAGAGCCGGAGCAAATACAAAGACAAGTACTTGAGAAGCATGCAGAGAGTTTTCCCTCGGTATACCTGGACGTGGTCAGACATGCCGATCTTTCCACAATAACATGGGCACCGTTGATGTTGAGGTATCCATGGGGCATCGTATTTGGAAATCTGAGAAAGGGAAATATCACAGTAGCGGGTGATGCTATGCACCCCATGACACCTGACCTAGGACAAGGTGGTGGTTCATCCCTAGAAGATGCTGTGGTATTGGGCAGGCACATTGGCAATTCCGTTATAAGAAATGGGGCACTGATGGTTCCAGGAGACATGGCTAAAGCCATTGATGATTATGTCAAGGAAAGGAGGTGGCGTGCCGCTTGGCTGGTCACAGGGTCGTATATATCAGGGTGGAAGCAGCAAGGCGGAGCAAAATGGTGGATGATGTTCTTGAGGGATGGAGTATTTTATAAGTATGTTTTTGGTTGGATTGCTGGACTTGTGGATTATAATTGTGGAAATCTCCCTGCTGTGTCCTCTGGTAAGGAGGACTAA
- the LOC118055347 gene encoding probable mediator of RNA polymerase II transcription subunit 26c isoform X1, with the protein MDIDDFRSILESSGVDVWTFIDTAIDVASLDFGSELKRKRDDIVARLFAASSSCSRCRDRSFDDIDIINTANGNGMKDLAEKESSHEEEKGGRLYADSPVTPRSVNGDGDGDDEELDPFGGLFDDEPKKILDIKQQLEDLDQPEDSLVDLLQSLADMDITFQALKETDIGRHVNRLRKHPSNDVKRLVKQLVRKWKEIVDDWVRLNPHGERASSGLMAYGDSPQQKIPQNGRHQVPDFAYSPNPHNGSSGSDRNNSEPERKPKLAPPRNEALTKPIKKPVPASSSAPHNVQRQREQPKENKFDADQKFASASKRLQANYKEAENAKKQRTIQVMDIHEIPKPKNKNTFFAKNRGGGSHQGRHW; encoded by the exons ATggatattgatgattttagatcAATATTGGAGAGTTCAGGTGTTGACGTTTGGACTTTTATTGATACAGCAATTGATGTGGCTTCTTTGGATTTTGGGTCTgaattgaagagaaagagagatgatATTGTGGCGAGATTATTTGCAGCATCAAGCTCATGTAGTAGATGTAGGGACCGGAGTTTTGATGATATTGACATTATCAATACTGCTAATGGGAATGGAATGAAGGATCTTGCAGAGAAAGAGAGTAGCCATGAGGAAGAGAAAGGGGGAAGGTTGTATGCAGATTCTCCAGTAACACCAAGGTCCGttaatggtgatggtgatggtgatgatgaggaATTGGATCCGTTTGGAGGGTTGTTTGATGATGAGCCGAAGAAGATTTTGGATATCAAGCAACAGCTTGAAGATCTTGACcag cCTGAAGATTCTTTGGTTGATTTGCTTCAAAGTTTAGCAGATATGGATATCACATTTCAGGCACTTAAG GAGACTGATATTGGAAGGCATGTGAATCGATTGCGAAAGCATCCATCTAATGATGTTAAGAGATTAGTGAAGCAACTTGTCAG aaaatggaaagaaattGTAGATGACTGGGTGAGGTTGAATCCACACGGAGAGCGTGCATCCTCTGGTTTAATGG CTTACGGGGACTCACCTCAGCAGAAGATTCCCCAGAATGGTCGTCACCAG GTTCCTGATTTTGCATACTCTCCCAATCCTCACA ATGGGAGTTCTGGATCAGATAGGAATAATTCTGAACCAGAAAGAAAACCGAAACTGGCTCCTCCTCGAAATGAAGCTCTGACCAAACCTATTAAAAAACCAGTTCCTGCATCTTCATCTGCTCCGCACAATGTACAG AGACAAAGAGAACAACCGAAAGAGAACAAATTTGATGCTGATCAAAAGTTTGCCTCGGCAAGTAAAAGGCTTCAAGCGAATTATAAGGAAGCTGAAAATG ccaaaaaacaaagaacaattcAAGTGATGGACATTCACGAGATACCGAAACCCAAGAATAAGAATACCTTCTTTGCAAAGAACAGAGGTGGTGGTTCTCATCAAGGGAGGCACTGGTGA
- the LOC118055347 gene encoding probable mediator of RNA polymerase II transcription subunit 26c isoform X2: MDIDDFRSILESSGVDVWTFIDTAIDVASLDFGSELKRKRDDIVARLFAASSSCSRCRDRSFDDIDIINTANGNGMKDLAEKESSHEEEKGGRLYADSPVTPRSVNGDGDGDDEELDPFGGLFDDEPKKILDIKQQLEDLDQPEDSLVDLLQSLADMDITFQALKETDIGRHVNRLRKHPSNDVKRLVKQLVRKWKEIVDDWVRLNPHGERASSGLMAYGDSPQQKIPQNGRHQVPDFAYSPNPHNGSSGSDRNNSEPERKPKLAPPRNEALTKPIKKPVPASSSAPHNVQDLISMVL, translated from the exons ATggatattgatgattttagatcAATATTGGAGAGTTCAGGTGTTGACGTTTGGACTTTTATTGATACAGCAATTGATGTGGCTTCTTTGGATTTTGGGTCTgaattgaagagaaagagagatgatATTGTGGCGAGATTATTTGCAGCATCAAGCTCATGTAGTAGATGTAGGGACCGGAGTTTTGATGATATTGACATTATCAATACTGCTAATGGGAATGGAATGAAGGATCTTGCAGAGAAAGAGAGTAGCCATGAGGAAGAGAAAGGGGGAAGGTTGTATGCAGATTCTCCAGTAACACCAAGGTCCGttaatggtgatggtgatggtgatgatgaggaATTGGATCCGTTTGGAGGGTTGTTTGATGATGAGCCGAAGAAGATTTTGGATATCAAGCAACAGCTTGAAGATCTTGACcag cCTGAAGATTCTTTGGTTGATTTGCTTCAAAGTTTAGCAGATATGGATATCACATTTCAGGCACTTAAG GAGACTGATATTGGAAGGCATGTGAATCGATTGCGAAAGCATCCATCTAATGATGTTAAGAGATTAGTGAAGCAACTTGTCAG aaaatggaaagaaattGTAGATGACTGGGTGAGGTTGAATCCACACGGAGAGCGTGCATCCTCTGGTTTAATGG CTTACGGGGACTCACCTCAGCAGAAGATTCCCCAGAATGGTCGTCACCAG GTTCCTGATTTTGCATACTCTCCCAATCCTCACA ATGGGAGTTCTGGATCAGATAGGAATAATTCTGAACCAGAAAGAAAACCGAAACTGGCTCCTCCTCGAAATGAAGCTCTGACCAAACCTATTAAAAAACCAGTTCCTGCATCTTCATCTGCTCCGCACAATGTACAG GACTTGATATCTATGGTTTTGTAG
- the LOC118055348 gene encoding monooxygenase 2 isoform X2: MLGLPFMLLVFLTSSPAFTILYARQGPRAVHRKALLEALAKELPADSIRFSSKLAAIESQEQGGGASIAVVHLEDGTVIKSKVLIGCDGLHSVVARWLGLAEPVHSGRSAVRGLAIFPQGYGFKQEVQQFVDEGKKAAFLPLNDREFYWFLTSKEENMTGDPEQIQRQVLEKHAESFPSVYLDVVRHADLSTITWAPLMFRHPWGIIFGNLSKGNITVAGDAMHPMTPDLGQGGGLALEDAVVLGRHIGNSVVKNEGLVVPGDMAKAINDYVKERRWRAAGMVIGSYLSGWVQQGGAKWWMNFLRDGVFYKYVFGWVARRVHYDCGELPAVSSAKED; this comes from the exons ATGCTTGGCTTGCCCTTCATGCTCTTGGTGTTTCTCACAAGCTCACCCGCATTTACGATCCTTTATGCAA GACAAGGACCTAGGGCAGTTCACCGTAAAGCGTTGTTAGAGGCACTGGCAAAGGAATTGCCAGCTGACTCAATTCGATTCTCGTCCAAGCTAGCTGCCATTGAAAGTCAAGAACAAGGAGGTGGTGCTTCCATTGCTGTAGTGCATTTGGAAGATGGGACTGTAATCAAGTCTAAGGTTCTGATAGGCTGCGATGGGCTGCACTCGGTGGTAGCACGTTGGTTAGGACTGGCAGAACCAGTCCATTCAGGGAGATCAGCGGTGCGCGGTTTGGCAATTTTTCCTCAAGGCTACGGATTTAAGCAAGAAGTTCAGCAGTTTGTGGATGAGGGCAAAAAGGCTGCTTTTCTTCCTCTAAATGATAGGGAATTTTACTGGTTTTTAACCAGCAAAG AGGAAAACATGACAGGAGATCCAGAGCAAATACAAAGACAAGTACTTGAGAAGCACGCAGAGAGTTTTCCCTCGGTATACCTAGACGTGGTCAGACATGCTGATCTTTCGACAATAACATGGGCACCGTTGATGTTTAGGCATCCATGGGGCATCATATTTGGAAATCTTAGCAAGGGAAATATCACAGTAGCGGGTGATGCTATGCACCCCATGACACCTGACCTAGGACAAGGTGGTGGTTTAGCACTAGAGGATGCTGTGGTATTGGGCAGGCACATCGGCAATTCAGTCGTAAAAAATGAAGGACTGGTTGTTCCAGGAGACATGGCTAAAGCCATAAATGATTATGTCAAGGAAAGGAGGTGGCGTGCTGCTGGGATGGTCATAGGGTCGTATTTATCAGGGTGGGTGCAGCAAGGCGGAGCAAAATGGTGGATGAACTTCTTGAGGGATGGAGTATTTTACAAGTACGTTTTTGGTTGGGTTGCTAGACGTGTGCATTATGACTGTGGAGAACTCCCTGCTGTGTCCTCTGCTAAGGAGGACTAA
- the LOC118055348 gene encoding monooxygenase 2 isoform X1, whose protein sequence is MKGEMEMTEDVVIVGAGIAGLATAVALKRVGVRALVLERSQGLRSTGAAISLFPNAWLALHALGVSHKLTRIYDPLCKGYVTNVSTGDVQQVLFPAGQGPRAVHRKALLEALAKELPADSIRFSSKLAAIESQEQGGGASIAVVHLEDGTVIKSKVLIGCDGLHSVVARWLGLAEPVHSGRSAVRGLAIFPQGYGFKQEVQQFVDEGKKAAFLPLNDREFYWFLTSKEENMTGDPEQIQRQVLEKHAESFPSVYLDVVRHADLSTITWAPLMFRHPWGIIFGNLSKGNITVAGDAMHPMTPDLGQGGGLALEDAVVLGRHIGNSVVKNEGLVVPGDMAKAINDYVKERRWRAAGMVIGSYLSGWVQQGGAKWWMNFLRDGVFYKYVFGWVARRVHYDCGELPAVSSAKED, encoded by the exons ATGAAGGGAGAGATGGAAATGACAGAGGATGTGGTGATCGTCGGAGCAGGCATTGCAGGGTTGGCAACAGCAGTGGCTTTGAAAAGAGTGGGGGTTCGAGCTTTGGTGTTAGAGAGATCACAGGGGCTAAGGTCCACCGGTGCAGCCATATCCCTGTTTCCTAATGCTTGGCTTGCCCTTCATGCTCTTGGTGTTTCTCACAAGCTCACCCGCATTTACGATCCTTTATGCAA GGGATATGTAACCAATGTAAGTACTGGAGATGTTCAACAAGTCCTCTTCCCTGCAGGACAAGGACCTAGGGCAGTTCACCGTAAAGCGTTGTTAGAGGCACTGGCAAAGGAATTGCCAGCTGACTCAATTCGATTCTCGTCCAAGCTAGCTGCCATTGAAAGTCAAGAACAAGGAGGTGGTGCTTCCATTGCTGTAGTGCATTTGGAAGATGGGACTGTAATCAAGTCTAAGGTTCTGATAGGCTGCGATGGGCTGCACTCGGTGGTAGCACGTTGGTTAGGACTGGCAGAACCAGTCCATTCAGGGAGATCAGCGGTGCGCGGTTTGGCAATTTTTCCTCAAGGCTACGGATTTAAGCAAGAAGTTCAGCAGTTTGTGGATGAGGGCAAAAAGGCTGCTTTTCTTCCTCTAAATGATAGGGAATTTTACTGGTTTTTAACCAGCAAAG AGGAAAACATGACAGGAGATCCAGAGCAAATACAAAGACAAGTACTTGAGAAGCACGCAGAGAGTTTTCCCTCGGTATACCTAGACGTGGTCAGACATGCTGATCTTTCGACAATAACATGGGCACCGTTGATGTTTAGGCATCCATGGGGCATCATATTTGGAAATCTTAGCAAGGGAAATATCACAGTAGCGGGTGATGCTATGCACCCCATGACACCTGACCTAGGACAAGGTGGTGGTTTAGCACTAGAGGATGCTGTGGTATTGGGCAGGCACATCGGCAATTCAGTCGTAAAAAATGAAGGACTGGTTGTTCCAGGAGACATGGCTAAAGCCATAAATGATTATGTCAAGGAAAGGAGGTGGCGTGCTGCTGGGATGGTCATAGGGTCGTATTTATCAGGGTGGGTGCAGCAAGGCGGAGCAAAATGGTGGATGAACTTCTTGAGGGATGGAGTATTTTACAAGTACGTTTTTGGTTGGGTTGCTAGACGTGTGCATTATGACTGTGGAGAACTCCCTGCTGTGTCCTCTGCTAAGGAGGACTAA